TGCGAAAGCAGCCTGAATCGCGGATTTCCATCATGGCGATTTGAGCATCCGATGCGACGTTGCAGCCCGGCGTCATTGCTCTAGCGGCAGGAATGCCGCGATCATGTTACATTAACTCAGAGCGTCGAGCACATCGATGATATTCCTTACGGCGTGAGGAATGATAATCAACAACCAGCCCGATCCATTCCTTTGTGGATGCGAGCAGAATATGGAAAGAGAGCCGAATGATGAATAACCGACGAGAGTTCCTACTGGCAGCATCAAGCTTCGTGGCCGCACCATTAGTAGCCCATGCCGCAACGCCACAGCAATCGAAGCAACCGTTTTGCGTGTTCACCAAGCCATTCAACTCACTGTCGTTTGACGAATTGGCGGAACGCATCGCTGAGTTAGGGTTCGACGGCATCGAGGCACCGATCCGTCGCGGGGGACATGTTGATCCCGTCAAGGTCGAAGACGAATTGCCGAAACTGGTTGAGGCTCTTCGTCAACGCGATCTCGAGATTACCGTCATGACGTCCGATCTGAATGATCCCAATGATCCCGTTACGACGCGAGTCTTACGGACTGCGGCGTCGCTTGGAATCAAGCGTTACCGAATGCAGTATTTTAAGTACAACTTGAACACCAGCGTGCTCGACCAAATCGCGGAGTGGAAGCCACAATTGCGAGACTTGGCGGCAATCAACCATGATCTTGGAATTCAGGGCCTGTATCAAAACCATGCCGGTACCAACTACATGGGCGCGCCTTTGTGGGATCTCCGACTCGCGTTGGAAGGAATCTCGGCGGATGACATCGGCGTTGCCTATGATATTCGGCATGCGACGGCCGAAGGGGGAGCGAGCTGGCCGGCTACGTTCAACATGATCCGACCGTTGATCAAGACCGTTTACGTCAAAGACTTTGCATGGGGAGACAACGGTACGATCAACACGCCGCTTGGCGAAGGACGCGTTGATGCCAAGTTCTTTAAAATGTTGCGAGACAGTGGATTCAACGGGCCGATCTCTTTGCACGAAGAGTATCTCGATCACCGAGTCCCTGAACTCGTCCCAGAGCATCTAGCGGCAATCAAGAAAGATTTTGAAACGCTCAAGCAATGGATGTAAGCGATCCTGGTCTCGCGCGTCCAAACGCAAGGTCATGTCGTCAATCGAAAATTCCGTCACGCCTTCGTCCCAGCGAGACTTGGCCAGAGGGCTTTCATAGGTCGCGTATCGGTTCAGTGCAAAAGGCACGGAATTGACCGTTGCCTTGACGTGACCTCTTGCGATTGTGTTAACCAACATTGAGTTGAAATGGGAAGCGTATGCCACGTTGTATTTGATTGCTTGATCCTCTATCCATTCGCAACGAAAACTGTTTTTAAAGCATTTTGAAGAATGATGTGGGATGTAGGGCCGGTTCCTACCGGCCGAT
This Novipirellula artificiosorum DNA region includes the following protein-coding sequences:
- a CDS encoding sugar phosphate isomerase/epimerase family protein, whose translation is MMNNRREFLLAASSFVAAPLVAHAATPQQSKQPFCVFTKPFNSLSFDELAERIAELGFDGIEAPIRRGGHVDPVKVEDELPKLVEALRQRDLEITVMTSDLNDPNDPVTTRVLRTAASLGIKRYRMQYFKYNLNTSVLDQIAEWKPQLRDLAAINHDLGIQGLYQNHAGTNYMGAPLWDLRLALEGISADDIGVAYDIRHATAEGGASWPATFNMIRPLIKTVYVKDFAWGDNGTINTPLGEGRVDAKFFKMLRDSGFNGPISLHEEYLDHRVPELVPEHLAAIKKDFETLKQWM